A part of Flavobacteriales bacterium genomic DNA contains:
- a CDS encoding DUF1844 domain-containing protein, producing MDKNDKLFSQLLYILHQNAFSELESIDQNNATETNAQKGRQLIDMIEMLKDKTKGNLANEVEEIQSMMLEELESLYKKKFVKFMSNESAGKQQIN from the coding sequence ATGGACAAAAACGATAAGCTGTTTAGTCAGTTACTGTATATATTGCATCAGAACGCCTTTTCTGAACTTGAGAGTATTGACCAAAATAATGCCACAGAGACTAATGCTCAAAAAGGACGTCAGTTAATAGATATGATTGAAATGCTCAAAGACAAAACAAAAGGAAACCTAGCTAATGAAGTTGAAGAGATTCAATCCATGATGCTAGAAGAATTAGAGTCTCTTTATAAAAAGAAATTTGTTAAATTTATGTCCAATGAATCAGCCGGAAAACAGCAAATTAATTAA